A single window of Synechococcus sp. C9 DNA harbors:
- a CDS encoding beta-ketoacyl-ACP synthase produces the protein MVHVVGMGLVSPLGKDKQTCWQNLLAGHCPIKIQQPFAHVSPIPLAMIASVPSDPTMLLLTALTEALQDAGWELPLPNCGVVIGSSRGAQYLWEQWLTHQRDDYHTWLEHLPGSFARVVAAKVGTKSLVSAPMAACATGAWAVATGVEWLRQGQCSQVIVGAVDAPITPLTLAGFSQMGALAKQGCFPFDQKRQGFVLGEAAGVLLLEKPNHAQSKYGSILGWGCTCDADNPVLPSRDIEAAITAIDNCFKANNLTFNQCSAIHTHGTGTLRNDEREIRIIQRLFPDDIPILATKGATGHSLGASGIVNIIFSLLAIKDQVLPPCVGLTEPDFSANFVRVKQDKKLRSILNLSFGFGGQNGAILVGNSEG, from the coding sequence ATGGTTCATGTGGTAGGTATGGGGCTGGTATCCCCATTGGGTAAGGATAAACAGACGTGTTGGCAAAATTTATTGGCGGGTCATTGTCCTATCAAAATACAGCAACCTTTTGCCCATGTATCCCCCATACCTCTCGCCATGATCGCATCCGTACCTAGCGATCCGACAATGTTATTACTTACTGCCTTGACAGAAGCATTACAGGATGCCGGATGGGAATTACCTTTACCCAATTGCGGTGTGGTCATTGGTTCGAGCCGGGGAGCGCAATATCTATGGGAACAATGGTTAACCCATCAGCGGGATGATTACCATACATGGTTAGAACATTTGCCGGGTAGTTTTGCCCGTGTAGTTGCCGCTAAAGTAGGCACAAAAAGTTTAGTATCAGCACCGATGGCGGCGTGTGCAACTGGGGCATGGGCGGTGGCGACGGGGGTGGAGTGGCTACGCCAAGGACAATGCTCGCAGGTGATTGTAGGGGCGGTGGATGCGCCGATTACGCCCTTGACCCTGGCGGGATTTAGCCAGATGGGTGCTTTAGCCAAACAGGGCTGTTTCCCTTTTGATCAAAAACGGCAAGGGTTTGTATTAGGAGAAGCGGCAGGAGTGCTATTACTGGAAAAGCCAAATCATGCTCAATCAAAATATGGTTCGATCCTGGGTTGGGGATGCACGTGTGATGCGGATAATCCTGTGCTACCCAGTCGGGATATAGAGGCGGCAATTACGGCGATTGATAACTGTTTCAAAGCGAATAATTTAACCTTCAATCAATGTTCCGCTATCCACACGCACGGCACAGGAACCCTACGCAATGATGAACGAGAAATTCGGATCATACAGCGTTTATTCCCTGATGATATACCAATTTTGGCAACCAAAGGGGCAACGGGGCACAGTTTAGGAGCCTCCGGGATTGTTAATATCATTTTTTCTTTATTAGCCATAAAAGACCAGGTTTTACCCCCTTGTGTGGGGTTGACTGAACCGGATTTTTCAGCAAATTTTGTACGGGTTAAGCAGGATAAAAAACTTCGCTCTATTCTGAATTTAAGTTTTGGTTTTGGGGGTCAAAATGGGGCGATTTTAGTGGGTAATTCCGAGGGGTAA
- the trmB gene encoding tRNA (guanosine(46)-N7)-methyltransferase TrmB yields MRVRQHVNPLSHQFAQPLQLPDWQLIYGQVQQPLHLDIGSARGQFLLRMAEQLPNWNFLGLEIREPLVHQANALRINHNLSNLYFLLAQANVHLAGILASFPIQVLQRVTIQFPDPWFKRKQQKRRVVKPDLVAVIADYLQPGGDVFLQSDVLDVALDMYHHFQRHPQFQTQGEFLAENPLGIPTEREQSVLRRGLPVYRFFLRRRAD; encoded by the coding sequence ATGCGGGTGCGACAACACGTTAATCCCCTCAGTCACCAGTTTGCCCAACCCTTGCAACTCCCGGATTGGCAGTTAATTTATGGGCAGGTACAACAGCCTTTACATTTAGATATTGGTTCTGCTAGGGGACAGTTTTTATTGAGAATGGCTGAGCAGTTACCCAATTGGAACTTTTTGGGGTTAGAAATTCGAGAGCCACTTGTCCATCAAGCCAACGCATTGAGAATCAATCATAATTTGAGCAATCTTTACTTTCTCCTGGCACAGGCGAATGTACACCTCGCTGGAATTCTTGCTAGTTTTCCTATTCAAGTCTTACAACGGGTCACAATCCAATTTCCTGACCCCTGGTTCAAACGAAAACAGCAGAAACGACGAGTAGTAAAACCGGATTTAGTAGCAGTGATTGCAGATTATTTGCAACCAGGAGGAGACGTGTTTTTACAATCTGATGTTTTGGATGTTGCCCTCGATATGTATCACCATTTTCAACGTCATCCTCAGTTTCAAACGCAAGGTGAATTTTTAGCAGAAAATCCCTTGGGCATTCCCACCGAGCGTGAACAGTCTGTGCTCCGACGGGGCTTGCCAGTCTATCGTTTTTTCCTGCGGCGACGGGCAGATTGA
- the rfbA gene encoding glucose-1-phosphate thymidylyltransferase RfbA — translation MKGVILSGGLGTRLYPVTIPVNKQLLPIYDKPMVYYPLSVLMLGGIVEILLISSAEYLPLYQKVLQDGQQWGIRIEYAVQSEPKGIAQALTIAENFIAGDAVCLILGDNFFYGHGLVDILTECTKLQQGAKIFAYRVAEPQHYGVVEFDGNQRVISIEEKPRHPKSNYAIPGIYFFDNCAVEIAKKIAPSNRGELEITDVLKYYLLHQNLSVEVLGRGFAWLDTGTHDTLLQAANFVQAMEVRQGLKIACIEEIAYRNGYINAEQLKNLAQRLGKSNYGKYLEDILHESHPY, via the coding sequence GTGAAAGGCGTAATTTTGTCCGGGGGGCTAGGCACAAGACTCTACCCGGTGACTATTCCCGTGAATAAGCAACTGCTTCCAATTTATGATAAGCCTATGGTTTATTATCCACTTTCCGTATTAATGTTAGGTGGAATTGTAGAGATATTGTTAATTTCGTCGGCAGAATACCTGCCCCTATATCAAAAAGTTTTGCAAGACGGTCAGCAATGGGGCATCCGGATCGAGTATGCTGTGCAATCAGAGCCGAAAGGTATTGCCCAGGCATTAACTATAGCCGAAAATTTTATTGCCGGTGATGCAGTTTGCTTGATCTTAGGGGATAATTTCTTTTATGGTCACGGTTTGGTTGATATTTTAACTGAATGTACGAAGTTACAACAGGGGGCTAAAATTTTTGCTTATAGGGTAGCGGAGCCTCAGCACTATGGTGTTGTAGAGTTTGATGGGAATCAGCGGGTAATTTCTATAGAAGAAAAGCCAAGACATCCCAAGTCAAACTATGCTATTCCCGGTATTTATTTTTTTGATAATTGTGCGGTAGAAATTGCGAAAAAAATTGCCCCCTCTAACCGGGGTGAACTGGAAATCACAGATGTACTCAAATACTACTTACTCCATCAAAATTTATCCGTAGAGGTTTTAGGAAGAGGTTTTGCGTGGTTAGATACAGGCACCCATGATACCCTATTGCAGGCCGCTAACTTTGTCCAAGCGATGGAGGTAAGACAGGGGTTAAAAATTGCTTGCATCGAAGAAATTGCCTACAGGAATGGCTATATTAATGCGGAACAATTAAAGAATCTAGCCCAAAGGTTAGGCAAAAGTAACTACGGCAAATACCTTGAGGATATTCTCCATGAAAGTCATCCCTACTAA
- the rfbC gene encoding dTDP-4-dehydrorhamnose 3,5-epimerase, with amino-acid sequence MKVIPTKIPDVWVIEPTVYSDHRGWFYESFNHQKFSELLSLDVLFVQDNHSLSHRNTLRGLHYQLIRPQGKLVRVLAGEILDVAVDIRRSSSYFGQYVAYKLSAENKHQLWIPVGFAHGFLTLTETAEVMYKTTDYYYPQGDRTILWCDQDLAIDWQLDSEPILSEKDRFAKPLKDAELFA; translated from the coding sequence ATGAAAGTCATCCCTACTAAAATTCCTGATGTATGGGTAATTGAGCCAACGGTCTATTCTGACCATCGGGGGTGGTTTTATGAAAGTTTTAATCATCAGAAATTTTCTGAATTGCTTAGCCTTGATGTTCTATTTGTGCAGGATAACCATTCCCTATCGCACAGAAATACGCTGAGAGGGCTACATTATCAGTTAATCCGTCCCCAAGGAAAATTAGTTAGAGTTTTGGCAGGGGAAATACTTGATGTAGCTGTTGATATTCGCAGAAGTTCATCTTACTTTGGACAATATGTGGCATATAAACTCAGTGCAGAAAATAAACATCAATTATGGATTCCAGTTGGATTCGCCCACGGGTTCTTGACACTAACTGAAACCGCCGAAGTGATGTATAAAACTACGGATTATTACTATCCCCAAGGAGATAGAACCATTTTATGGTGTGATCAAGACTTAGCTATTGATTGGCAACTTGATTCAGAGCCAATTTTGTCTGAGAAGGACAGATTTGCTAAACCTCTGAAGGATGCGGAGTTATTTGCATGA